In bacterium, the following proteins share a genomic window:
- a CDS encoding biotin--[acetyl-CoA-carboxylase] ligase codes for MDSAASAYTKVNLAETVLGVPDQSWIGSYREDHDEIESTQPRAVELLREGKLGAIVVAKKQTAGLGRMGKSFYSARELGLYVSITLPAPPDLSKLSLVSLWAGIALLRTVREGGIILSMVPINLTKRLSLKWPNDLLLDGKKLAGILTTSVVAGSQPMGVVLGIGININHVRKDFPLDIRDKAISLRVATGKKWELEDFLTHLTEVLEKMWHYLKEPQDQLLAEWLRWGPPIDTPLSVTENETVYNGTFAGLTTSGELVLQLPDGTKRTFLSGIVEHLSI; via the coding sequence ATGGATTCTGCGGCTTCTGCCTATACCAAAGTCAACTTAGCAGAGACGGTACTCGGAGTGCCGGATCAATCGTGGATTGGTTCGTACCGTGAAGACCACGATGAAATCGAATCGACACAACCACGAGCGGTCGAGCTTTTGCGAGAAGGGAAACTCGGAGCGATCGTCGTTGCCAAGAAGCAAACGGCTGGTTTGGGCAGAATGGGCAAGTCCTTCTATTCGGCGCGGGAGTTAGGTCTCTATGTTTCGATAACGCTGCCGGCGCCGCCCGATTTGTCTAAACTATCGCTCGTGTCGCTATGGGCAGGGATTGCGTTACTGAGAACAGTTCGGGAAGGGGGAATCATCTTGAGTATGGTTCCCATCAATTTAACGAAACGACTCTCACTCAAATGGCCCAATGATCTGTTGCTGGATGGAAAAAAGTTAGCGGGTATCCTAACGACCAGCGTGGTTGCCGGCTCCCAGCCAATGGGGGTCGTTTTAGGTATCGGTATTAACATCAATCATGTCAGAAAGGATTTCCCCTTAGATATTCGAGACAAAGCGATCTCACTACGGGTTGCAACGGGTAAAAAATGGGAACTGGAGGATTTTCTGACCCATCTAACGGAAGTGCTGGAAAAGATGTGGCACTATCTGAAAGAACCACAGGATCAATTGCTTGCCGAATGGTTGCGCTGGGGTCCACCCATTGACACTCCCTTATCGGTTACTGAGAATGAAACGGTATACAATGGTACATTTGCTGGTTTGACGACATCTGGAGAGTTGGTTTTGCAATTACCAGATGGTACAAAGAGAACCTTTCTATCCGGTATTGTCGAACATCTTTCCATTTAA
- a CDS encoding type III pantothenate kinase, with protein sequence MFLAIDIGNTNITFGLLKGYEMVAEARVSSTTRRTADELRWLMASFLVDHDASDSIKHVGIASVVLDVTAAMERAVKKHLPDIPCDVIGVTVLPNIPISYQPPSAVGIDRLCNVVAGVARWGAPLIVIDFGTATTVDAVDSDGVYVGGAIAPGIETAMHSLASRTSQLFNVQLQLPEQVIGRNTSDAIRSGLLWGSLGAADNLAIRFALEIGGEPHVIATGGFAPLLAPHSSIISEVAPYLVLEGIKRICESAL encoded by the coding sequence ATGTTTCTTGCGATCGACATCGGTAATACAAATATCACTTTTGGACTCCTCAAAGGATACGAAATGGTTGCGGAGGCGCGGGTCTCTTCGACGACGCGTCGCACTGCCGATGAGTTGCGATGGTTGATGGCGAGCTTTTTGGTCGATCATGACGCATCTGATAGCATTAAGCACGTCGGGATTGCGTCGGTCGTACTCGATGTCACTGCGGCAATGGAGCGAGCTGTAAAAAAACACTTGCCGGATATTCCTTGCGATGTAATTGGCGTAACGGTACTTCCTAACATCCCCATTTCTTATCAACCGCCCTCGGCGGTCGGAATCGATCGCTTGTGTAACGTAGTCGCCGGAGTGGCGCGGTGGGGAGCGCCGCTCATCGTAATCGATTTTGGTACAGCCACGACCGTCGATGCTGTCGATTCCGATGGTGTATATGTCGGTGGAGCGATTGCCCCCGGCATTGAAACCGCAATGCACTCGCTCGCGTCACGCACATCTCAGTTATTCAACGTACAATTGCAACTTCCTGAACAAGTGATTGGACGAAATACCTCTGATGCGATCCGCAGTGGGTTACTCTGGGGAAGTCTCGGTGCCGCTGATAATCTGGCGATTCGCTTCGCATTAGAAATCGGTGGTGAGCCTCATGTCATTGCTACCGGCGGCTTTGCCCCTTTACTTGCACCACACTCTTCAATAATCAGTGAAGTCGCGCCGTATTTAGTATTAGAGGGAATCAAACGAATCTGCGAATCTGCGTTATGA
- a CDS encoding N-acetylmuramoyl-L-alanine amidase produces MIFRLFVVSLILLFSNLANAAPIRVWPSAPSGKPIDIVYPRETDSLGRVTLAAYIDSTFLLGNVANPLITKLAINGKPVTIDSGGGWIAWLKTPSRQHDFTWSLVAITGSDTNRLAIPVVRTGSPSIAPPIKLKSPFWALTKEGARFRNSPTGKNILLPMTNTPVKIQAKSRTNYFAKLPDGTGVWMDSAKIIRTKKQPATGVITKVSMQVDKQKRLTTVQLIGAIPTSFHYEYDEQNRKLTFRLQNAKVKPGLKIACLAGSLVEKIEFFENNKDVVVNVSIANQYKYLGYRWETDSLGLALTLREAPPPSAEPNRPLVGWRIVVDPGHGGVEYGSIGPTWFAEKTANLDVSNRLTKRLLELGAEVKQTRTTDTVMALTDRVAIAENWQADILLSVHHNALPDGNNPWDSTGTAVYFFHSHSEGLAKTLYKRLLVRLALPERGVYVGDFAICRSQPQLSVLTEAAFMIRPEQERKLRTEEFRQLEAEALAEGLVDFVQMSR; encoded by the coding sequence ATGATATTTCGTTTGTTTGTAGTCTCTCTCATTTTATTGTTCTCGAACCTTGCGAATGCCGCTCCCATCCGGGTTTGGCCATCAGCGCCGTCCGGAAAACCCATCGATATCGTTTATCCCCGCGAAACCGATTCGCTTGGTAGAGTTACTCTTGCTGCGTACATCGATTCTACTTTCCTACTCGGAAATGTTGCCAATCCATTGATAACGAAATTAGCAATCAACGGAAAGCCAGTCACGATTGATTCAGGTGGTGGTTGGATTGCATGGTTAAAGACCCCCTCCCGTCAGCATGATTTTACGTGGAGTTTGGTTGCTATAACCGGAAGTGATACCAACCGCTTAGCAATTCCAGTGGTTCGCACAGGCTCACCATCCATCGCCCCTCCGATAAAGCTTAAGTCACCGTTTTGGGCACTCACCAAAGAAGGTGCCCGGTTTCGCAACAGCCCTACCGGAAAAAATATCCTGTTACCGATGACCAATACTCCGGTTAAGATCCAAGCAAAATCTCGAACAAACTATTTCGCGAAACTTCCCGACGGAACCGGTGTTTGGATGGATTCTGCGAAAATCATTCGGACGAAAAAACAACCAGCAACCGGCGTTATTACAAAAGTATCAATGCAAGTCGATAAGCAGAAGCGATTAACTACGGTACAACTTATCGGCGCGATACCGACCTCATTTCATTATGAGTATGATGAGCAAAATCGGAAACTCACTTTTCGTTTGCAGAATGCCAAAGTAAAACCCGGTTTGAAAATTGCATGTTTGGCAGGCTCATTGGTGGAAAAGATAGAGTTCTTTGAAAACAATAAAGATGTTGTTGTAAATGTAAGTATTGCCAATCAATACAAATACCTCGGCTATCGTTGGGAAACCGACTCGTTAGGACTGGCATTAACGTTACGAGAAGCGCCGCCGCCGTCTGCGGAACCAAATCGACCGCTTGTTGGTTGGAGAATTGTTGTCGATCCCGGTCACGGAGGAGTTGAGTATGGATCGATTGGACCGACATGGTTCGCCGAGAAAACTGCCAACCTGGATGTCTCGAATCGTTTAACGAAACGGTTACTCGAGTTAGGGGCAGAAGTCAAGCAAACCCGTACCACTGATACTGTGATGGCACTCACAGACCGGGTGGCTATCGCTGAAAATTGGCAAGCGGACATATTATTATCGGTGCATCATAATGCATTACCCGATGGTAACAACCCATGGGATAGCACGGGCACGGCTGTTTACTTCTTTCATTCCCACTCCGAAGGACTTGCAAAAACGTTATATAAACGTTTACTTGTGCGGCTTGCATTACCCGAGCGGGGAGTATATGTTGGTGACTTTGCTATCTGTCGTTCCCAACCGCAGCTTTCGGTGTTAACTGAGGCGGCGTTTATGATTAGACCCGAGCAGGAACGTAAGTTACGAACCGAAGAATTTCGTCAGTTAGAGGCGGAAGCTCTTGCGGAAGGCTTGGTTGATTTCGTACAAATGAGTAGGTAG
- the greA gene encoding transcription elongation factor GreA produces the protein MSNNHHNNSNSSNPILMSQDGIKKIERDLYDLTENKRPDMLRSLQEAREKGDLSENAEYAAAREGLTHIDIQIGKLQRLLSRVVQFDENDIKTDKIGLMSRVRILNLKTEKVLEYRVVAPEEADPRSGSISSTSPVGKALIGKAVGEEFEVEVPAGLVKYRVSEISK, from the coding sequence ATGTCGAATAATCATCACAATAACAGCAACAGCAGCAATCCAATTCTGATGAGTCAGGATGGTATCAAAAAGATCGAGCGTGATCTTTACGATCTGACCGAAAACAAGCGGCCCGATATGTTGCGTAGTTTGCAGGAAGCGCGCGAAAAAGGCGATCTATCGGAAAACGCTGAGTATGCTGCCGCCCGTGAGGGGTTGACTCATATCGATATTCAAATTGGGAAACTGCAACGCTTGCTTTCCCGGGTAGTACAATTCGATGAAAACGATATCAAGACCGATAAAATCGGTTTAATGTCACGGGTGAGAATTCTCAACCTGAAAACGGAAAAAGTGTTGGAGTATCGCGTTGTTGCACCCGAAGAAGCCGATCCCCGCAGCGGTTCGATATCATCGACTTCACCCGTGGGTAAAGCACTAATCGGGAAAGCAGTCGGCGAAGAGTTTGAAGTGGAAGTACCGGCCGGTTTGGTGAAGTATCGTGTTTCGGAGATTAGTAAATGA